The following coding sequences are from one Geothrix sp. window:
- a CDS encoding hydroxymethylglutaryl-CoA lyase, whose amino-acid sequence MTGAGQRLFIQEVGTRDGFQIEARFIPTADKIALIDTLSLCGLAKIEVTSFTSPKAIPALADADEVMRSLRRQPGVVYTALVPNLRGAERAIAAGTDELNLVMSASETHNLLNLRMTREQSLARLLEVVDLAQGAGVALNVSLSTSFGCPMEGVVPEDVVLGLAGRFLAAGVGGITLCDTTGMAHPGQVASLCRAFRTRFPGAGATLHLHNTRGMGLANALAGLGAGIDRFDASLGGLGGCPYAPGATGNICTEDLVHMLQAMGLALDVDLAGLLMAARTLPGMVGHEVPGQVLRAGRSLDLHPVPASLEEIRARALAQTQA is encoded by the coding sequence ATGACCGGTGCGGGACAGCGTCTGTTCATCCAGGAAGTCGGCACCCGGGACGGATTCCAGATCGAGGCCCGGTTCATCCCCACGGCCGACAAGATCGCCCTCATCGACACCCTGAGCCTCTGCGGCCTGGCCAAGATCGAGGTGACCTCCTTCACCTCGCCCAAGGCGATCCCGGCCCTGGCCGACGCCGACGAGGTGATGCGCAGCCTCCGCCGCCAGCCGGGCGTGGTCTACACGGCCCTGGTGCCGAACCTGCGCGGGGCCGAGCGGGCCATCGCCGCGGGCACCGATGAGCTGAACCTGGTGATGTCCGCCAGCGAGACCCACAACCTGCTGAACCTCCGCATGACCCGCGAGCAATCCCTGGCGCGGCTGCTGGAGGTGGTGGACCTGGCCCAGGGCGCCGGCGTGGCCCTGAACGTCTCCCTCTCCACCAGCTTCGGCTGCCCCATGGAGGGCGTGGTGCCCGAGGACGTGGTCCTGGGCCTCGCAGGGCGGTTCCTGGCCGCGGGCGTGGGCGGCATCACCCTCTGCGATACCACCGGCATGGCCCACCCGGGCCAAGTGGCCTCCCTCTGCCGGGCCTTCCGGACCCGCTTCCCCGGGGCCGGGGCCACCCTGCACCTGCACAACACCCGGGGCATGGGCCTGGCCAATGCCCTGGCCGGCCTGGGCGCGGGCATCGACCGCTTCGACGCCTCCCTGGGCGGCCTGGGCGGCTGCCCCTACGCGCCCGGCGCCACGGGGAACATCTGCACCGAGGACCTCGTCCACATGCTGCAGGCCATGGGCCTCGCCCTGGATGTGGACCTGGCGGGCCTGCTGATGGCCGCCCGCACCCTGCCCGGCATGGTGGGCCACGAGGTGCCAGGTCAGGTGCTGCGGGCCGGACGGAGCCTGGACCTGCATCCGGTGCCGGCCAGCCTGGAGGAGATCCGGGCCCGGGCCCTGGCCCAGACCCAGGCCTGA
- a CDS encoding DNA gyrase inhibitor YacG has protein sequence MATDMLKTMALRPCPTCRTPTSWEGNPFKPFCSERCQTRDLGAWASESYRVPEKPQEEDGEGWTGEGEGG, from the coding sequence ATGGCTACGGATATGCTGAAGACCATGGCGCTTCGACCCTGCCCCACCTGCCGCACCCCCACTTCCTGGGAGGGGAACCCCTTCAAGCCCTTCTGCTCGGAGCGCTGCCAGACCCGCGACCTCGGCGCCTGGGCCAGCGAAAGCTACCGCGTGCCCGAGAAGCCCCAGGAGGAGGATGGCGAAGGCTGGACCGGCGAGGGCGAAGGCGGCTGA
- a CDS encoding CaiB/BaiF CoA transferase family protein codes for MQASALSGIRVLELGQLIAGPFAAKTLGEFGAEVIKIEPPGLGDPLRKWRLLKDGTSVWWQVQSRNKQSVALDLRRPEAQEIIRGLVKETDVLIENFRPGTLEGWGLGWEELHALNPGLIMLRISGYGQTGPYRDRSGFGVIGEAMGGLRYLTAEPGRTPVRVGVSMGDSLAALHGVIGVLLALRHREVNGGEGQVIDIALYEAVFNMMESLLPEYSAFGVVREPSGSALPGIAPTNAYRCADGGFALIAGNGDGIFKRLMVRIGRSDLAEDPGLASNEGRAARAEELDAAIGAWSATRSLDEVLATLDEARVPSGRIYNARDISEDPHFRARDMILETRLPDGQVIEVPGIVPKLSLTPGRVGGPAPALGADTEAVLKRAGVSEAAFAELRAKGVL; via the coding sequence ATGCAAGCAAGCGCCCTCAGCGGCATCCGGGTCCTGGAACTGGGTCAGCTCATCGCCGGCCCCTTCGCCGCGAAGACCCTGGGCGAGTTCGGCGCCGAGGTCATCAAGATCGAGCCGCCGGGCCTGGGCGATCCCCTGCGCAAGTGGCGTCTGCTGAAGGACGGCACCTCCGTCTGGTGGCAGGTCCAGTCGCGCAACAAGCAGTCCGTCGCCCTGGACCTCCGCAGACCCGAGGCCCAGGAGATCATCCGCGGCCTGGTGAAAGAGACGGACGTGCTCATCGAGAACTTCCGCCCCGGCACCCTCGAAGGCTGGGGTCTGGGCTGGGAGGAGCTCCACGCCCTCAACCCCGGGCTGATCATGCTGCGCATCTCAGGCTACGGGCAGACGGGGCCCTACCGCGACCGCTCGGGCTTCGGCGTCATCGGTGAGGCCATGGGCGGCCTGCGCTATCTCACGGCGGAGCCAGGCCGCACGCCCGTGCGGGTGGGCGTGTCCATGGGCGATTCCCTGGCGGCCCTGCACGGCGTCATCGGCGTGCTGCTGGCGCTCCGGCACCGCGAGGTGAACGGCGGCGAGGGCCAGGTCATCGACATCGCGCTCTACGAAGCGGTCTTCAACATGATGGAGAGCCTGCTGCCGGAGTACAGCGCCTTTGGCGTGGTGCGCGAGCCCTCGGGCAGCGCCCTGCCCGGCATCGCCCCCACCAACGCCTACCGCTGCGCGGATGGCGGCTTCGCGCTCATCGCGGGCAATGGCGACGGCATCTTCAAGCGCCTCATGGTGCGCATCGGCCGGAGCGACCTGGCCGAGGATCCGGGCCTGGCCAGCAACGAGGGCCGCGCGGCCCGGGCCGAGGAGCTGGATGCGGCCATCGGCGCCTGGTCCGCCACGCGGTCCCTGGACGAGGTGCTCGCCACGCTGGACGAGGCGCGGGTGCCCTCGGGCCGCATCTACAACGCGCGGGACATTTCGGAGGATCCCCACTTCCGCGCGCGGGACATGATCCTGGAGACCCGCCTGCCCGATGGCCAGGTCATCGAGGTTCCGGGCATCGTGCCCAAGCTGAGTCTCACGCCGGGGCGGGTCGGGGGGCCCGCTCCGGCCCTGGGGGCGGACACGGAGGCGGTGCTCAAGCGGGCCGGCGTCTCCGAGGCCGCCTTTGCCGAGCTGCGCGCCAAGGGCGTTCTTTGA
- a CDS encoding J domain-containing protein: MAHPDYYKILGVSKSASDEDIKKAYRKLARKHHPDLNPGDAKAEAEFKKLSEANDVLSDAEKRKNYDTYGDPSGPGTQIPPGFQQGAGFGFEDIFAGFGGRPMRHGPERGEDLIHAVRLGFREAFEGTRLNLRVNRSEPCLTCRGTGESSRKQEQCRTCQGKGKVGGGSGFLSFGRTCPDCGGRGSKAPACPDCGGAGRHGRQETVTIAIPAGVEDGAKLRVAGKGEAGRRGGGPGDLFLQISMEQDARFERKGPNLYVKLPISFTEAALGAKVDVPTPEGQQTIKVPPGTQTGAKLRLKGQGMPIPRGSQRGDLIAEVALVTPAIQDERSKELLRELAELNDEDVRKQRGANHG, from the coding sequence ATGGCCCACCCCGACTACTACAAGATCCTGGGCGTTTCGAAATCCGCCTCCGACGAGGACATCAAGAAGGCGTACCGCAAGCTGGCGCGGAAGCACCACCCGGATCTGAACCCGGGCGATGCCAAGGCCGAGGCCGAGTTCAAGAAGCTGTCCGAGGCCAACGACGTGCTGTCGGATGCCGAGAAGCGGAAGAACTACGACACCTACGGCGACCCCAGCGGACCCGGAACGCAGATCCCGCCGGGCTTCCAGCAGGGTGCGGGCTTCGGCTTCGAGGACATCTTCGCGGGCTTCGGGGGCCGACCCATGCGGCATGGCCCCGAGCGTGGCGAGGACCTGATCCACGCCGTGCGCCTGGGCTTCCGCGAGGCCTTCGAGGGCACCCGCCTCAACCTGCGCGTGAACCGCTCGGAGCCCTGTCTCACCTGCCGCGGCACGGGCGAATCCAGCCGCAAACAGGAGCAGTGCCGCACCTGCCAGGGCAAGGGCAAGGTGGGTGGCGGCTCCGGCTTCCTCTCCTTCGGCCGCACCTGTCCCGACTGCGGCGGCCGCGGCTCCAAGGCCCCGGCCTGTCCCGACTGCGGGGGCGCAGGCCGGCATGGCCGCCAGGAGACCGTCACCATCGCCATCCCGGCTGGCGTCGAGGACGGCGCCAAGCTGCGCGTCGCCGGCAAGGGCGAGGCGGGCCGCCGCGGCGGCGGGCCCGGCGACCTCTTCCTGCAGATCAGCATGGAGCAGGACGCGCGCTTCGAGCGCAAGGGCCCCAACCTCTACGTGAAGCTGCCCATCTCCTTCACGGAGGCGGCCCTGGGCGCCAAGGTGGACGTCCCGACGCCCGAGGGCCAGCAGACCATCAAGGTGCCGCCGGGGACGCAAACTGGCGCGAAGCTGCGGCTCAAGGGCCAGGGCATGCCCATCCCCCGGGGCAGCCAGCGGGGTGACCTCATCGCCGAGGTGGCCCTGGTGACGCCCGCCATCCAGGACGAGCGCAGCAAGGAGCTGCTGCGGGAGCTGGCGGAACTGAACGACGAAGATGTGCGCAAGCAGCGGGGTGCGAATCATGGCTAA
- a CDS encoding anion permease yields MTTPDSNKSNGWQGAKPIQLLVTLAVGCLLYFGLPKVTQVPDAKFFTGSVSAKGAAKPADKAKPGDKGAKTEAKPAKPESKPEAKVDAKAKAEPKAAKKPALSAKEQMQKEAEEAAKAKLEAAAKVKADAEAKVKAEADAKAKAESEKVRREDWTRGLHLFAIFVATILGIILRPLPMGAVAIIGVALTAITGTLPVADSLSGFAEKTLWLIIVAFMFARGFIKTGLGTRIAYFFMKLLGKRTLGLAYGLAATEFVLGPVVPSNTARTAGIMMPIVRSLARAYGSNPEDGTARKIGAYLFMACFNIDIIISAMFLTAMAANPMTQKFAADFGITITWNSWFVAAIVPGLVGLLVIPYLLYKLYKPEITETPEAVEMAKAKLKEMGKPSMAEWLMVAVFAFVLVLWVIGEKSFGIDGTTAALLGLGLLLLTGVLNWKDVLEEHNAWDVLIWTGALIMMAGFLNKIGMIPWFSKVMGAAMAGHSWHFGFLVLALTYFYAHYFFASMTAHAGAMYAAFLGVSIALGAPPMLAALVLCFFSNLHASMTHYGTGPAAAMFGMGYVPIGTWWRLGFIVSVVNILIWVLVGGAWWKFLHLW; encoded by the coding sequence ATGACCACTCCTGATTCCAACAAATCCAACGGCTGGCAAGGGGCGAAGCCCATCCAGCTGCTGGTCACCCTCGCCGTAGGGTGTCTCCTTTATTTCGGCCTGCCGAAGGTCACCCAGGTCCCCGACGCGAAGTTCTTCACGGGCAGTGTCAGCGCCAAGGGCGCCGCCAAGCCGGCCGACAAGGCCAAGCCCGGCGACAAGGGCGCCAAGACCGAAGCCAAGCCCGCGAAGCCTGAGAGCAAGCCTGAAGCCAAGGTGGATGCCAAGGCCAAGGCCGAGCCCAAGGCCGCCAAGAAGCCCGCCCTGTCCGCCAAGGAGCAGATGCAGAAGGAGGCCGAGGAGGCCGCCAAGGCCAAGCTGGAGGCTGCCGCCAAGGTCAAGGCCGACGCCGAGGCCAAGGTGAAAGCCGAAGCGGATGCCAAGGCCAAGGCCGAATCCGAGAAGGTACGCCGGGAGGACTGGACCCGCGGCCTGCACCTCTTCGCCATCTTCGTGGCGACCATCCTGGGCATCATCCTGCGGCCCCTGCCCATGGGCGCCGTGGCCATCATCGGGGTCGCGCTCACGGCCATCACCGGCACCCTGCCGGTGGCAGACAGCCTCAGCGGCTTCGCCGAGAAGACTCTCTGGCTCATCATCGTGGCCTTCATGTTCGCCCGGGGCTTCATCAAGACCGGCCTCGGCACCCGCATCGCCTATTTCTTCATGAAGCTGCTGGGCAAGCGGACCCTGGGCCTGGCCTACGGTCTCGCCGCCACCGAGTTCGTGCTCGGCCCAGTGGTGCCCAGCAACACAGCCCGCACCGCCGGCATCATGATGCCGATCGTGCGCTCCCTGGCCCGGGCCTACGGCAGCAACCCCGAGGACGGCACCGCCCGCAAGATCGGCGCCTACCTGTTCATGGCCTGCTTCAACATCGACATCATCATCAGCGCCATGTTCCTCACGGCCATGGCCGCGAACCCCATGACCCAGAAGTTCGCGGCGGACTTCGGCATCACCATCACCTGGAACAGCTGGTTCGTGGCGGCCATCGTGCCGGGCCTCGTGGGCCTGCTGGTGATCCCCTACCTGCTCTACAAGCTCTACAAGCCGGAGATCACCGAGACGCCCGAAGCCGTCGAGATGGCCAAGGCGAAGCTGAAGGAGATGGGCAAGCCCTCCATGGCCGAGTGGCTGATGGTGGCGGTTTTCGCCTTCGTCCTGGTGTTGTGGGTGATCGGCGAGAAGTCCTTCGGCATCGACGGCACCACCGCCGCCCTGCTGGGCCTGGGCCTGCTGCTGCTCACGGGCGTGCTCAACTGGAAGGATGTGTTGGAAGAGCACAACGCCTGGGACGTGCTGATCTGGACCGGGGCCCTCATCATGATGGCGGGCTTCCTCAACAAGATCGGCATGATCCCCTGGTTCAGCAAAGTCATGGGCGCCGCCATGGCGGGCCACAGCTGGCACTTCGGTTTCCTGGTGCTCGCCCTGACCTACTTCTATGCCCACTACTTCTTCGCCAGCATGACCGCCCATGCGGGCGCCATGTATGCCGCCTTCCTGGGCGTGTCCATCGCCCTCGGAGCCCCGCCCATGCTGGCGGCCCTGGTGCTCTGCTTCTTCTCCAACCTGCATGCCAGCATGACCCACTACGGGACAGGACCGGCTGCCGCCATGTTCGGCATGGGCTACGTGCCCATCGGCACCTGGTGGCGACTGGGCTTCATCGTCAGCGTCGTCAACATCCTCATCTGGGTGCTGGTCGGCGGCGCCTGGTGGAAGTTCCTCCACCTCTGGTAG
- a CDS encoding porin, with protein MKTSALASLSALLVAGCLQAQSPDVQAELARQNVRIAELEKKAAAKADTVSSLAFPEYLTPYVLIDLTLLSKSNVTADGRSKIDMGEPFFSGNRWGLKGSIKTNVEGLNVIYKLESEYFLFDGEQGKANVLFNRDAWIGISGKLGKLTFGRQNTLARDFAVIYCDPFNHAEVNYDEGGWTNNSNFKSLVYYAGGVSISPVNGGPAQTRQDKGIVWKYAPADGFCYGASYNLNYESSNNTKNSTASVATGFNAPTWHMSAFYTTTNNTGATNATVVPFSQTSMSIGGNINLTKALKINAGYFHYTSDQNPGKPTRTDNAYTVSGSYQFSPQWAGFLGYQVIKVDSAALALNAAGVYTIPNAFAFPNTSGTAAYVNGGKNVAYAAFRNYLRKGIEFYGVFTYMKLTDSFKLSTGVPKDSQTEMGLGLRMSL; from the coding sequence ATGAAGACCTCAGCCCTCGCAAGCCTGTCCGCCCTCCTGGTGGCCGGGTGCCTCCAGGCCCAGTCCCCCGACGTGCAGGCGGAACTCGCCAGGCAGAACGTCCGCATCGCCGAACTGGAGAAGAAGGCCGCCGCCAAGGCCGATACGGTTTCCAGCCTGGCCTTCCCCGAGTACCTGACCCCCTACGTCCTCATCGATCTGACCCTGCTTTCCAAGAGCAATGTCACCGCGGATGGCCGGTCGAAGATCGACATGGGCGAACCCTTCTTCAGCGGCAACCGCTGGGGGCTCAAGGGCTCGATCAAGACCAACGTCGAGGGGCTGAACGTCATCTACAAGCTGGAGAGCGAATACTTCCTCTTCGACGGCGAGCAGGGCAAGGCCAACGTCCTGTTCAACCGCGATGCCTGGATCGGCATCAGCGGCAAGCTCGGCAAGCTGACCTTCGGCCGCCAGAACACCCTGGCCCGCGATTTCGCGGTGATCTACTGCGATCCCTTCAACCACGCCGAAGTGAACTACGACGAGGGTGGCTGGACCAACAACTCCAACTTCAAGTCCCTGGTCTACTACGCCGGCGGCGTCAGCATCAGTCCCGTCAATGGCGGCCCCGCCCAGACCCGCCAGGACAAGGGCATCGTCTGGAAGTATGCCCCCGCCGACGGGTTCTGCTATGGCGCCTCCTACAACCTGAACTACGAGTCCAGCAACAACACCAAGAACTCCACCGCCTCGGTCGCCACGGGCTTCAACGCCCCGACCTGGCACATGTCCGCCTTCTACACCACCACCAACAACACCGGTGCCACCAACGCCACCGTCGTGCCCTTCAGCCAGACATCCATGTCCATCGGCGGCAACATCAACCTGACCAAGGCCCTGAAGATCAACGCCGGCTACTTCCACTACACTTCCGACCAGAACCCTGGCAAGCCGACCCGCACCGACAACGCCTACACCGTGTCCGGTTCCTACCAGTTCTCGCCCCAGTGGGCCGGGTTCCTGGGCTACCAGGTGATCAAGGTGGACAGCGCCGCCCTGGCCCTGAATGCCGCCGGTGTCTACACCATCCCCAACGCTTTTGCCTTTCCCAACACCTCGGGCACTGCCGCCTACGTCAACGGTGGCAAGAACGTCGCCTATGCCGCCTTCCGCAACTACCTGCGCAAGGGCATCGAGTTCTATGGCGTTTTCACCTACATGAAGCTGACGGACTCCTTTAAGCTGTCCACCGGCGTGCCCAAGGATTCCCAGACCGAAATGGGCCTCGGCCTGCGCATGTCCCTCTGA
- the dnaK gene encoding molecular chaperone DnaK — protein sequence MGKIIGIDLGTTNSCVAVMEGGVPKVIPNPEGANTTPSVVGFNPKTSERLVGTSAKRQAVAQPKITIYSIKRFMGLPFADSDREQKLVPYTVERADKGGCAIDVLGKKLSPEEISAAVITKMKEAAEAYLGEKVTEAVITVPAYFNDAQRQATKDAGAIAGLEVKRIVNEPTAAALAYGLDKKKDGTIAVFDFGGGTFDISILEVSEGVVEVKSTNGDTHLGGDNIDQAIIDWLADEFQKTEGIDLRKQADAMQRLKEAAEKAKIELSSTTQTDISLPYITADASGPKHINQTLSRAKFELMIEPVLQKLKQPCENAVKDAKLAHHEIDEVVMVGGSTRIPKVLEMVKQIFGKEPNHSVNPDEVVAVGAAVQAGVLAGDVKGVLLLDVTPLSLGINANGGQMSVIIPRNTTIPTKRSEVYTTAVDNQPGVDIEVFQGERPVVEGNKLLGQFHLGNIAPAPRGMPQIEVVFDIDANGIVHVTAKDKGTGKDASITLTGSTGLSKEEIEAKVRDAEAHKAEDEDRKSMLEEKNHLDQMVYQVEKLLKDSGDKLPEADKKEAEEAIVEAKAALASLEKERIKKALEALTAKSHKLAESLYKQEPPQDGSTPGAPGAHPGGEKKADDNVIDAEVVS from the coding sequence ATGGGCAAGATCATCGGCATTGACCTCGGCACCACCAACAGCTGCGTGGCCGTCATGGAAGGCGGCGTCCCCAAGGTGATCCCGAACCCCGAGGGCGCGAACACCACGCCCTCCGTGGTGGGCTTCAACCCCAAGACCAGCGAGCGGCTGGTGGGCACCTCCGCCAAGCGTCAGGCGGTGGCCCAGCCCAAGATCACCATCTATTCCATCAAGCGCTTCATGGGCCTGCCCTTCGCCGACTCGGACCGCGAGCAGAAGCTGGTGCCCTACACGGTGGAGCGCGCCGACAAGGGCGGCTGCGCCATCGACGTGCTGGGCAAGAAGCTCAGCCCCGAGGAGATCAGCGCGGCGGTCATCACCAAGATGAAGGAGGCCGCCGAGGCCTACCTGGGCGAGAAGGTCACGGAAGCCGTCATCACCGTGCCCGCCTACTTCAATGACGCCCAGCGCCAGGCCACCAAGGATGCCGGCGCCATCGCGGGTCTCGAGGTCAAGCGCATCGTCAACGAGCCCACGGCCGCGGCCCTGGCCTACGGCCTGGACAAGAAGAAGGACGGCACCATCGCGGTCTTCGACTTCGGCGGCGGCACTTTCGACATCAGCATCCTCGAAGTCTCCGAGGGCGTGGTCGAAGTGAAATCCACCAACGGCGACACCCACCTGGGCGGCGACAACATCGACCAGGCCATCATCGACTGGCTGGCGGACGAGTTCCAGAAGACCGAGGGCATCGATCTGCGCAAGCAGGCGGACGCCATGCAGCGCCTGAAGGAAGCGGCGGAAAAGGCCAAGATCGAGCTGTCCAGCACCACCCAGACGGACATCAGCCTGCCCTACATCACGGCGGATGCCAGCGGCCCCAAGCACATCAACCAGACCCTCAGCCGCGCCAAGTTCGAGCTGATGATCGAGCCCGTGCTGCAGAAGCTGAAGCAGCCCTGCGAGAACGCGGTGAAGGACGCCAAGCTGGCCCACCACGAGATCGACGAGGTGGTGATGGTGGGCGGCTCCACCCGCATCCCCAAGGTGCTGGAGATGGTGAAGCAGATCTTCGGCAAGGAGCCCAACCACAGCGTGAATCCTGATGAGGTCGTGGCCGTGGGCGCCGCCGTGCAGGCCGGCGTGCTGGCCGGTGACGTCAAGGGCGTGCTGCTCCTGGACGTGACGCCGCTCAGCTTGGGCATCAACGCCAACGGCGGCCAGATGAGCGTCATCATCCCCCGCAACACCACCATCCCCACCAAGCGCTCCGAGGTCTACACCACCGCCGTGGACAACCAGCCCGGTGTGGACATCGAGGTGTTCCAGGGCGAGCGCCCCGTGGTCGAGGGCAACAAGCTGCTGGGCCAGTTCCACCTGGGCAACATCGCGCCCGCCCCCCGCGGCATGCCCCAGATCGAGGTGGTCTTCGACATCGACGCCAACGGCATCGTGCACGTCACCGCCAAGGACAAGGGCACGGGCAAGGATGCCAGCATCACGCTGACGGGCAGCACCGGCCTCTCCAAGGAGGAGATCGAAGCCAAGGTGCGCGACGCCGAGGCCCACAAGGCCGAGGACGAGGACCGCAAGTCGATGCTGGAGGAGAAGAACCACCTCGACCAGATGGTCTACCAGGTGGAGAAGCTCCTGAAGGACAGCGGCGACAAGCTGCCCGAGGCGGACAAGAAGGAGGCCGAGGAGGCCATCGTCGAGGCCAAGGCCGCCCTGGCCAGCCTGGAGAAGGAGCGCATCAAGAAGGCCCTGGAGGCCCTCACCGCCAAGAGCCACAAGCTGGCCGAGAGCCTCTACAAGCAGGAGCCCCCCCAGGATGGCTCCACTCCCGGCGCGCCCGGCGCCCACCCCGGCGGCGAGAAGAAGGCCGACGACAACGTGATCGACGCGGAAGTCGTCAGTTAG
- a CDS encoding MerR family transcriptional regulator has protein sequence MAKDPRLGAYMIGVVSMRYGVHPQTLRLYEREGLLTPSRTEGKTRLYSDEDLERLEFILNLTRDLGVNLAGVEVVLGMRDRLNLLQEDLERLAHALEAAGLKDVPRPTSATGLVKLTPHGLRKR, from the coding sequence ATGGCTAAGGATCCGAGACTGGGCGCCTACATGATCGGCGTGGTGTCCATGCGCTACGGCGTGCACCCCCAGACCCTGCGGCTCTACGAGCGGGAGGGCCTGCTCACGCCCAGCCGCACCGAAGGCAAGACCCGCCTCTACAGCGACGAGGACCTGGAGCGCCTGGAGTTCATTCTCAACCTCACCCGCGACCTGGGCGTGAACCTGGCCGGCGTGGAGGTGGTGCTGGGCATGCGGGATCGGCTGAACCTGCTGCAGGAGGACCTGGAGCGCCTGGCCCACGCCCTGGAGGCGGCCGGCCTGAAGGACGTGCCCCGGCCCACGTCGGCCACCGGTCTGGTGAAACTGACCCCCCACGGATTGCGCAAGCGCTGA